In Streptomyces ambofaciens ATCC 23877, a single genomic region encodes these proteins:
- a CDS encoding carbohydrate ABC transporter permease: MAQAAAVAKPPAPPRRRRASATPRRLPYLLIAPAALLMLGFIAYPVISVFYYSLQEYNPTKPWRNGFAGLDNFTKIFTDDPVFWDTLVFSAKWVFVEVGLQLLFGLALALIVNQTFVGRGIGRALVFSPWAVSGVLTSAIWVLLYNSQTGITRYLADMGIGEYGTSWLSDTSTVFSAAVVADLWRGVPFFAILILADLQSVSKDLYEAAEVDGASRFKQFWHITLPHLKDAIILSTLLRAVWEFNNVDLLYTLTGGGPAGVTTTLPLYIANTSVDAHDFGYASALTTVAFVILLFCSIVYLRLSKFGGDNK; this comes from the coding sequence ATGGCCCAAGCCGCAGCCGTGGCGAAACCGCCCGCGCCACCCCGGCGGCGCCGTGCCTCCGCCACCCCGCGCAGGCTCCCGTACCTGCTGATCGCACCGGCCGCCCTGCTGATGCTGGGCTTCATCGCCTACCCGGTCATCAGCGTCTTCTACTACAGCCTGCAGGAGTACAACCCCACCAAGCCGTGGCGGAACGGCTTCGCGGGCCTCGACAACTTCACCAAGATCTTCACCGACGACCCGGTGTTCTGGGACACCCTCGTCTTCAGTGCCAAGTGGGTCTTCGTCGAGGTCGGCCTGCAACTGCTCTTCGGCCTGGCCCTGGCGCTCATCGTCAACCAGACCTTCGTGGGCCGGGGCATCGGCCGCGCCCTGGTCTTCTCGCCGTGGGCCGTCTCCGGCGTGCTGACCTCGGCGATCTGGGTGCTGCTCTACAACTCCCAGACCGGCATCACCCGCTACCTCGCCGACATGGGCATCGGTGAATACGGCACGAGCTGGCTCTCGGACACCTCGACCGTGTTCTCCGCGGCGGTCGTCGCCGACCTCTGGCGCGGTGTCCCCTTCTTCGCGATCCTCATCCTCGCCGACCTCCAGTCCGTCTCGAAGGACCTGTACGAGGCCGCCGAGGTCGACGGGGCGAGCCGCTTCAAGCAGTTCTGGCACATCACCCTGCCGCACCTGAAGGACGCCATCATCCTGTCCACGCTGCTGCGCGCGGTGTGGGAGTTCAACAACGTGGACCTGCTCTACACCCTGACCGGCGGCGGGCCCGCGGGTGTCACCACGACACTGCCGCTGTACATCGCCAACACCAGCGTCGACGCCCACGACTTCGGCTACGCGTCGGCCCTCACCACGGTCGCGTTCGTGATCCTGCTCTTCTGCTCGATCGTCTACCTGCGGCTGAGCAAGTTCGGAGGCGACAACAAGTGA
- the araD gene encoding L-arabinonate dehydratase, with translation MRPPEQLRSHQWYGTDGLRSFSHRARTRQLGYLPEEHLGKPVIAILNTWSDINPCHVHLRDRAQAVKRGVWQAGGFPLEFPVSTLSETFQKPTPMLYRNLLAMETEELLRSYPVDGAVLMGGCDKSTPALLMGAASVDLPAVFVPAGPMLPGHWRGETLGSGTDMWKYWDDKRAGLIGDCEMQELESGLARSPGHCMTMGTASTLTAAAEALGVTVPGASSIPAVDSGHDRMAAAAGLRIVDLVHKDRRLSDILTADAFEDAVTTVLGLGGSTNAVIHLIAMAGRAGVTLTLDDFDRIARTVPVLANVRPGGQTYLMEDFHFAGGLPGFLSRIPDLLHLDRPTVAHDTMREQLEGARVHDDDVIRPRDNPVAAEGGVAVLRGNLCPDGAVIKHIAAEPHLLKHTGPAVVFDDYRTMQRTINDPDLGITADSVLVLRGSGPRGGPGMPEYGMLPIPDHLLKQGVRDMVRISDARMSGTSYGACVLHVAPESHVGGPLALVHTGDSITLDVEARLLRLHVDEAELERRRAAWTPPPARYERGYGALYDEQITQADTGCDFEFLARPGKVRDPYAG, from the coding sequence ATGAGGCCCCCGGAGCAGCTCCGCAGCCACCAGTGGTACGGCACGGACGGCCTGCGCTCCTTCAGCCACCGCGCCCGCACCCGCCAGCTCGGCTACCTGCCCGAGGAGCACCTCGGCAAGCCGGTCATCGCCATCCTCAACACCTGGTCCGACATCAACCCCTGCCACGTCCACCTGCGCGACCGCGCCCAGGCGGTCAAGCGGGGAGTCTGGCAGGCGGGCGGCTTCCCGCTGGAGTTCCCGGTCTCCACGCTCAGCGAGACCTTCCAGAAGCCGACCCCCATGCTCTACCGCAACCTGCTCGCCATGGAGACCGAGGAGCTGCTGCGCTCCTACCCGGTCGACGGCGCCGTCCTGATGGGCGGCTGCGACAAGTCCACCCCCGCCCTGCTCATGGGCGCCGCCTCGGTGGACCTGCCCGCGGTCTTCGTGCCCGCCGGGCCCATGCTCCCCGGGCACTGGCGCGGCGAGACCCTCGGCTCCGGCACCGACATGTGGAAGTACTGGGACGACAAGCGGGCCGGCCTCATCGGCGACTGCGAGATGCAGGAGCTGGAGAGCGGCCTGGCGCGCTCGCCCGGCCACTGCATGACCATGGGCACGGCGTCCACGCTGACCGCCGCCGCCGAAGCCCTCGGCGTCACGGTGCCGGGCGCCTCCAGCATCCCGGCCGTCGACTCCGGGCACGACCGGATGGCCGCCGCGGCGGGGCTGCGCATCGTCGACCTCGTCCACAAGGACCGCAGGCTCAGCGACATCCTCACGGCCGACGCCTTCGAGGACGCCGTCACCACCGTCCTCGGTCTCGGCGGCTCCACCAACGCCGTGATCCACCTGATCGCCATGGCGGGCCGGGCGGGCGTCACCCTCACCCTGGACGACTTCGACCGCATCGCCCGCACCGTCCCGGTGCTGGCCAACGTCCGCCCCGGCGGACAGACGTACCTGATGGAGGACTTCCACTTCGCCGGCGGCCTGCCCGGCTTCCTCTCCCGCATCCCGGACCTGCTCCACCTGGACCGGCCCACCGTCGCGCACGACACGATGCGCGAACAGCTCGAAGGCGCCCGCGTCCACGACGACGACGTGATCCGTCCCCGCGACAACCCCGTCGCGGCCGAGGGCGGGGTCGCCGTCCTGCGCGGCAACCTCTGCCCCGACGGCGCCGTCATCAAGCACATCGCCGCCGAACCGCACCTGCTCAAGCACACCGGTCCCGCGGTCGTCTTCGACGACTACCGGACGATGCAGCGCACCATCAACGACCCGGACCTGGGCATCACCGCGGACAGCGTGCTGGTGCTGCGGGGCTCGGGACCCAGGGGCGGCCCCGGCATGCCCGAGTACGGGATGCTGCCCATCCCCGACCACCTGCTCAAGCAGGGCGTACGGGACATGGTCCGGATCTCCGACGCCCGGATGAGCGGGACGAGTTACGGCGCGTGCGTGCTGCACGTGGCCCCGGAGTCGCACGTCGGCGGACCGCTGGCCCTGGTGCACACCGGCGACTCGATCACCCTCGACGTCGAGGCCCGCCTCCTGCGCCTCCATGTGGACGAGGCCGAGCTGGAGCGCCGCCGGGCCGCCTGGACACCGCCGCCCGCCCGCTACGAACGGGGCTACGGGGCGCTCTACGACGAACAGATCACCCAGGCCGACACCGGCTGCGACTTCGAGTTCCTGGCCCGCCCGGGCAAGGTGCGGGACCCGTACGCCGGCTGA
- a CDS encoding dihydrodipicolinate synthase family protein has product MTATFESQRAALADVVAIPVTPFAEDGTVDPATYRALLRRLLDGGITTLTPNGNTGEFYALTPAERSLVTELTVEEAGDRAAILVGVGHDVPTAVASARHARDLGASMVMVHQPVHPYVSERGWVDYHRAIAEAVPALGVVPYIRNDRLPGARLAELADACPNVIGVKYAVPDAARFAAFARDAGLDRFVWVAGLAEPYAPSYFSAGATGFTSGLVNVAPAVSLNMIEALRAGDYAAAMKVWEQIRRFEELRAANGSANNVTVVKEALASLGLCRREVRPPSRPLPEDERAEVALIVAGWSA; this is encoded by the coding sequence ATGACAGCGACGTTCGAGTCCCAGCGGGCGGCCCTGGCCGACGTGGTGGCGATCCCGGTGACCCCGTTCGCCGAGGACGGCACCGTCGACCCCGCCACCTACCGGGCCCTGCTGCGCCGGCTCCTCGACGGGGGCATCACGACCCTCACCCCCAACGGCAACACCGGGGAGTTCTACGCCCTCACCCCGGCCGAGCGGAGCCTCGTGACCGAGCTGACCGTCGAGGAGGCCGGCGACCGCGCGGCGATCCTGGTCGGCGTCGGTCACGACGTGCCGACCGCGGTCGCCTCCGCACGGCACGCCCGCGACCTGGGTGCCTCCATGGTGATGGTCCACCAGCCCGTCCACCCCTACGTCTCCGAGCGCGGCTGGGTCGACTACCACCGCGCCATCGCCGAGGCCGTGCCCGCCCTGGGCGTCGTGCCCTACATCCGCAACGACCGGCTCCCCGGCGCCCGGCTCGCCGAACTCGCCGACGCCTGCCCCAACGTCATCGGCGTGAAGTACGCCGTGCCCGACGCCGCCAGGTTCGCCGCCTTCGCCCGCGACGCCGGCCTCGACCGCTTCGTGTGGGTCGCGGGGCTGGCCGAGCCGTACGCGCCCTCGTACTTCTCCGCCGGCGCCACCGGTTTCACCTCGGGGCTGGTGAACGTCGCCCCGGCCGTCTCGCTCAACATGATCGAAGCGCTTCGGGCCGGTGACTACGCGGCCGCCATGAAGGTCTGGGAGCAGATCCGCCGCTTCGAGGAGCTGCGCGCCGCCAACGGCTCCGCCAACAACGTCACCGTGGTCAAGGAGGCCCTCGCCTCGCTGGGCCTGTGCCGCCGGGAGGTCCGCCCGCCGAGCAGGCCGCTGCCCGAGGACGAGCGCGCCGAGGTCGCCCTCATAGTCGCGGGGTGGTCGGCATGA
- a CDS encoding GntR family transcriptional regulator — translation MTSVPTPIPSRTQYVLEEIKRRILTGRLTPGQALVETDLAAQFGVSKTPVREALKTLAGTGLVVMSQYKGATVRMVDADMAREVYDVRLLLEPEALRRAVRRGASLAAATDALTRAGRATDTAERSLANREFHRALYVPCGNPLLGRMLDEVRDQAALVSAVAWAADPSWEREACEHEEILRLALAGDADGAARALHAHIASFVERAFPGAGPQAQEEDGQA, via the coding sequence ATGACCTCTGTGCCCACGCCGATCCCCTCCCGCACGCAGTACGTGCTGGAGGAGATCAAACGCCGCATCCTCACCGGCCGGCTCACCCCCGGCCAGGCCCTGGTCGAGACCGACCTCGCCGCGCAGTTCGGGGTGTCCAAGACGCCGGTGCGCGAGGCGCTGAAGACGCTGGCCGGTACCGGGCTGGTCGTGATGAGCCAGTACAAGGGCGCCACGGTGCGCATGGTGGACGCGGACATGGCGCGCGAGGTCTACGACGTACGGCTGCTCCTGGAGCCCGAGGCCTTGCGCCGCGCCGTGCGCCGCGGAGCCTCCCTGGCGGCCGCGACCGACGCGCTGACCCGCGCCGGCCGGGCCACGGACACGGCCGAACGCTCCCTCGCCAACCGGGAGTTCCACCGCGCCCTGTACGTGCCGTGCGGCAACCCGCTGCTCGGCCGGATGCTCGACGAGGTCCGCGACCAGGCGGCCCTCGTCTCCGCCGTCGCCTGGGCCGCCGACCCCTCGTGGGAGCGGGAGGCCTGCGAGCACGAGGAGATCCTGCGCCTGGCCCTCGCCGGTGACGCGGACGGCGCGGCCCGCGCCCTCCACGCGCACATCGCGTCCTTCGTCGAGCGGGCCTTCCCCGGAGCGGGACCCCAGGCCCAGGAAGAGGACGGTCAGGCATGA
- a CDS encoding TIGR03086 family metal-binding protein encodes MTHDPTTLDLTPQTRLLARLAEGVPDGRLADPTPCPDMAVRNLLGHLTGLATAFRDAARKDLGGTTDTSPGATVPDIGPGWREELVKALDELAEAWRAPDAWTGMTRAGGIDLPGEVAGAVAADELVIHGWDLARATGQEYRPDPAALQASYGLLAAAAEEADRDTGMFGAVVPVPADAPLLDRAVGLSGRDPGWTRPAR; translated from the coding sequence ATGACCCACGACCCGACCACCCTCGACCTCACGCCCCAGACCCGCCTCCTCGCCCGCCTCGCCGAGGGTGTGCCGGACGGGCGGCTCGCCGATCCGACCCCGTGCCCGGACATGGCGGTCCGCAACCTGCTCGGCCACCTGACCGGCCTGGCCACCGCCTTCCGGGACGCCGCGCGCAAGGACCTGGGCGGCACCACCGACACCAGCCCCGGAGCGACCGTGCCGGACATCGGCCCCGGCTGGCGCGAGGAGCTCGTGAAGGCGCTCGACGAGCTGGCCGAGGCATGGCGCGCACCGGACGCCTGGACCGGCATGACCCGGGCCGGCGGCATCGACCTGCCCGGCGAGGTCGCCGGTGCGGTGGCCGCCGACGAGCTGGTGATCCACGGCTGGGACCTGGCCCGGGCGACCGGCCAGGAGTACCGGCCCGACCCGGCCGCCCTCCAGGCGTCGTACGGCCTGCTCGCCGCTGCGGCCGAGGAGGCCGACCGGGACACCGGCATGTTCGGCGCCGTCGTCCCCGTCCCCGCCGACGCCCCGCTCCTGGACCGGGCGGTGGGACTGAGCGGACGCGACCCGGGCTGGACGCGGCCGGCCCGGTGA
- a CDS encoding MFS transporter — protein MTARTRRTRKTTPGVWPAIRVLRDRNAGLCLAGVVVSGFGTSALWLASGVWVKDLTGSDGLAALCMLALWAPALLGPALGTLADRVRHKPLLIAVNLLPAVLLLALFTVDSPDALWLLFAVLFVYGAAGVVHDAAESALVAEAVDPRLLGDFNGLRTTAGEGMKLVAPPAGAAVYAGYGGASVAALDAVTFVLATGVYAALRVREEPPRRPTANWRRRTAEGARYLWARPRLRPLVLAGGVMMLCAGVSGATLYAVVDSLGRSPAYAGVLYAVQGADSVLIGLLAGPGLRRLGERRFAAAGLTLLAMAVAARAVPNEAVAMASGAAAGVGMPAVLIAALTAVQHETPGPLLGRVTATAHSLIFTPNVLGLAWGAALVELADLRVLLPALGTVLLVAAVALARRPASAAVAPGSPPATGPT, from the coding sequence ATGACGGCAAGGACGAGACGTACGAGGAAGACGACGCCCGGGGTCTGGCCCGCGATCCGCGTACTGCGCGACCGCAACGCGGGCCTGTGTCTCGCGGGAGTGGTGGTGTCCGGCTTCGGCACCTCGGCGCTGTGGCTGGCGTCCGGCGTCTGGGTCAAGGACCTCACCGGCTCGGACGGGCTCGCGGCGCTGTGCATGCTCGCCCTGTGGGCCCCGGCCCTGCTGGGACCGGCGCTGGGCACCCTGGCCGACCGCGTGCGGCACAAACCGCTGCTGATCGCGGTGAACCTGCTGCCGGCCGTCCTCCTGCTCGCCCTGTTCACCGTGGACTCGCCGGACGCGCTGTGGCTGCTGTTCGCGGTGCTCTTCGTCTACGGCGCGGCGGGCGTCGTCCACGACGCGGCCGAGTCGGCGCTCGTCGCCGAGGCCGTCGACCCGCGGCTGCTCGGCGACTTCAACGGACTGCGGACGACCGCGGGCGAGGGGATGAAGCTCGTGGCGCCGCCTGCGGGAGCGGCCGTGTACGCGGGGTACGGCGGCGCGAGCGTGGCGGCGCTGGACGCGGTGACGTTCGTGCTGGCCACGGGGGTGTACGCGGCTCTGCGGGTACGGGAGGAACCGCCGCGGCGCCCCACGGCGAACTGGCGGCGGCGGACCGCCGAGGGCGCCCGGTACCTGTGGGCTCGCCCGCGGTTGCGCCCGCTCGTCCTGGCGGGCGGCGTCATGATGCTGTGCGCGGGCGTCAGCGGGGCGACGCTGTACGCCGTGGTCGACTCCCTGGGGCGCTCCCCCGCGTACGCCGGTGTGCTGTATGCCGTGCAGGGGGCCGACTCGGTGCTGATCGGGCTGCTGGCCGGGCCCGGCCTGCGGCGCCTGGGTGAGCGGCGGTTCGCGGCGGCCGGGCTCACGCTGCTGGCCATGGCGGTGGCGGCGCGGGCGGTTCCGAACGAGGCGGTGGCCATGGCGTCCGGCGCGGCGGCCGGGGTGGGGATGCCGGCCGTGCTGATCGCCGCGCTGACCGCCGTGCAGCACGAGACGCCGGGGCCGCTCCTGGGCCGGGTGACCGCGACGGCCCACTCCCTGATCTTCACGCCCAACGTCCTCGGACTGGCGTGGGGCGCGGCCCTGGTGGAACTGGCCGACCTCCGCGTCCTGCTGCCCGCCCTGGGGACGGTGCTGCTGGTGGCGGCGGTAGCGCTCGCCCGACGGCCGGCATCCGCCGCCGTCGCGCCCGGGTCACCGCCGGCCACCGGCCCCACCTGA
- a CDS encoding 5-dehydro-4-deoxyglucarate dehydratase, whose product MTSAPLTARLTAPGGPLFFPVTAYGPGGGVDLDVFRAHVRRGVEAGAAAVFACCGTGEFHALTPEEFQDCVRAAVEETAGRVPVLAGAGYGTALAVRYARLAEEAGADGLLAMPPYLVLAGQEGLLRHYREVAAATSLPVIVYQRDNAVFTPGSVVELARTEGIVGLKDGLGDLDLMQRVVSAVRTEAPGDFLYFNGLPTAEQTQLAYRALGVTLYSSAVFCFAPEIALAFHRALGSGDESLAHRLLDGFYRPFVELRAQGRGYAVALVKAGVRLRGLDVGEVRPPLQEPTEDHVKQLAQVIERGYALLDGEEAR is encoded by the coding sequence GTGACCTCAGCCCCTCTCACCGCCCGGCTCACCGCCCCGGGCGGACCGCTGTTCTTTCCCGTCACGGCGTACGGCCCCGGCGGCGGGGTCGACCTCGACGTCTTCCGCGCGCACGTGCGCCGCGGGGTCGAGGCCGGGGCGGCGGCCGTCTTCGCCTGCTGCGGCACCGGCGAGTTCCACGCGCTGACGCCCGAGGAGTTCCAGGACTGCGTCCGGGCGGCCGTCGAGGAGACCGCGGGACGGGTGCCCGTCCTCGCGGGCGCGGGCTACGGCACCGCCCTCGCGGTGCGCTACGCCCGCCTCGCCGAGGAGGCCGGGGCCGACGGGCTGCTCGCCATGCCGCCGTACCTGGTGCTCGCCGGACAGGAGGGGCTGCTGCGGCACTACCGCGAGGTGGCCGCGGCGACCTCCCTGCCGGTGATCGTCTACCAGCGCGACAACGCCGTGTTCACCCCCGGCAGCGTGGTCGAACTGGCCCGCACGGAGGGGATCGTCGGCCTCAAGGACGGCCTCGGCGACCTCGACCTCATGCAGCGGGTCGTCAGTGCCGTGCGCACCGAGGCGCCCGGTGACTTCCTCTACTTCAACGGGCTGCCGACCGCCGAGCAGACCCAGCTCGCCTACCGCGCGCTCGGCGTCACCCTCTACTCGTCCGCCGTGTTCTGCTTCGCCCCCGAGATCGCCCTCGCCTTCCACCGGGCGCTCGGCTCGGGCGACGAGTCCCTCGCGCACCGCCTGCTGGACGGCTTCTACCGGCCGTTCGTCGAACTCCGCGCACAGGGCCGCGGGTACGCCGTCGCGCTGGTCAAGGCCGGCGTACGGCTGCGCGGACTGGACGTCGGCGAAGTGCGCCCGCCCCTCCAGGAACCGACCGAGGACCACGTGAAACAGCTCGCCCAGGTGATCGAGCGGGGCTACGCGCTGCTCGACGGCGAGGAGGCCCGGTGA
- a CDS encoding NAD-dependent epimerase/dehydratase family protein produces the protein MPAPRTVLLTGAAGGLGTLMRNLLPAFGYELRLLDLRPIEGEPDAIVADLADRAALREAVRGVDAIIHLAGISLEAPFEKILKANIEGTYHLYEAAREEGVGRIVFASSNHAVGYTPRPRGSDPLIPVETPRRPDTFYGLSKCFGEDLAQLYWDKHGIETVSVRIGSCFPEPTSVRMLSVWMSPADGARLFHAALTAEDVGHTVVHGSSANTRLWWDLTSARALGYRPQDDSEPYAARLIAEQGDLDPDDPAHARLGGHFVTDPPIWPY, from the coding sequence ATGCCCGCTCCCCGCACCGTTCTGCTCACCGGCGCCGCCGGCGGCCTCGGCACCCTGATGCGGAACCTGCTCCCCGCCTTCGGCTACGAGCTGCGCCTGCTCGACCTGCGCCCCATCGAGGGCGAGCCGGACGCGATCGTCGCCGACCTCGCCGACCGGGCGGCCCTGAGGGAGGCGGTCCGGGGCGTCGACGCGATCATCCACCTGGCGGGCATCTCCCTGGAAGCCCCCTTCGAGAAGATCCTGAAGGCGAACATCGAGGGGACCTACCACCTCTACGAGGCCGCCCGCGAGGAGGGCGTCGGCCGCATCGTCTTCGCCTCCTCCAACCACGCCGTCGGCTACACCCCGCGCCCCAGGGGGAGCGACCCGCTCATCCCCGTCGAGACCCCGCGCCGCCCGGACACCTTCTACGGCCTGTCCAAGTGCTTCGGCGAGGACCTCGCCCAGCTCTACTGGGACAAGCACGGGATCGAGACCGTCTCCGTGCGCATCGGCTCCTGCTTCCCCGAGCCGACCAGCGTGCGCATGCTCTCGGTGTGGATGAGCCCCGCCGACGGCGCCCGCCTCTTCCACGCCGCCCTCACCGCCGAGGACGTCGGGCACACCGTCGTCCACGGCTCGTCCGCCAACACCCGCCTGTGGTGGGACCTCACCTCCGCGCGGGCGCTCGGCTACCGGCCGCAGGACGACTCCGAGCCGTACGCCGCCAGGCTCATCGCCGAACAGGGCGATCTCGACCCGGACGACCCGGCGCACGCCCGCCTGGGCGGCCACTTCGTGACCGACCCCCCGATCTGGCCGTACTGA
- a CDS encoding DeoR/GlpR family DNA-binding transcription regulator — translation MSTRTAEERQREIVRIARATGSVDVTALAADLGVAKETVRRDLRALEDHGLVRRTHGGAYPVESAGFETTLAFRATSHVPEKRRIAAAAAELLGDAETVFVDEGFTPRLIAEALPRDRPLTVVTASLPVAGALAETGDTSVLLLGGRVRSGTLATVDHWTTKMLAGFVIDLAYIGANGISREHGLTTPDPAVSEVKAQAIRAARRTVFAGTHTKFGAVSFCRFADVGALDTIVTSTLLPTAEAHRYSLLGPQVVRV, via the coding sequence ATGAGCACGAGGACGGCGGAGGAACGCCAGCGCGAGATCGTGCGGATCGCCCGCGCCACCGGCTCGGTCGACGTCACCGCGCTCGCGGCCGACCTGGGCGTCGCGAAGGAGACCGTACGACGGGACCTGCGCGCCCTGGAGGACCACGGTCTGGTCCGCCGCACCCACGGCGGCGCCTACCCCGTGGAGAGCGCCGGCTTCGAGACCACGCTCGCCTTCCGCGCCACCAGCCACGTGCCCGAGAAGCGCCGGATCGCCGCCGCGGCGGCCGAGCTGCTCGGCGACGCGGAGACGGTCTTCGTCGACGAGGGCTTCACCCCCCGGCTCATCGCCGAGGCCCTGCCCCGCGACCGGCCGCTGACCGTGGTCACCGCGTCCCTTCCGGTCGCGGGCGCCCTCGCCGAGACCGGCGACACCTCCGTCCTGCTGCTCGGCGGGCGGGTCCGCTCGGGCACCCTCGCCACCGTCGACCACTGGACGACGAAGATGCTGGCCGGCTTCGTCATCGACCTGGCGTACATCGGCGCCAACGGCATCTCCCGCGAACACGGCCTCACCACCCCCGACCCGGCGGTCAGCGAGGTCAAGGCCCAGGCGATCCGCGCCGCCCGCCGCACCGTGTTCGCGGGCACGCACACCAAGTTCGGGGCGGTCAGCTTCTGCCGGTTCGCGGACGTCGGCGCCCTGGACACGATCGTCACCAGCACCCTGCTGCCCACGGCCGAGGCCCACCGCTACTCGCTGCTCGGGCCGCAGGTCGTCCGCGTCTGA
- a CDS encoding ABC transporter substrate-binding protein, giving the protein MRTQSRRRPRATLATAAAGTLLAPLLSGCWVGAGGAGSGGDAINVLMVNNPQMVALQKLTADHFTAETGIKVNFTVLPENDVRDKISQDFANQAGQYDAATLSNYEIPIYARNDWLHEMDSYVAKDPAYDEKDILGPMRESLTGDDGKLYGQPFYGESSFLMYRKDLFAKAGLTMPEHPTWTQVASFAEELDGSEPGMKGICLRGLPGWGELMAPLTTVVNTFGGTWFDQGWQARLDSPEWEKATKFYVDLVREHGQSGAAQSGFAECLNNMTQGKVAMWYDATSAAGSLDAAQSPVKGKVGYAPAPVEKTDTSGWLYTWAWGIQKASRNTDKAWKFVSWASSKEYEQLVGDEIGWSDVPAGKRASTYENPAYRKEAAAFQEMTREAIEGAKPKDPGVQPRPAPGIQFVGIPEFTDLGTKVSQEISAAIAGRQSVEEALEKSQQLAEKISEEYEGR; this is encoded by the coding sequence ATGCGAACCCAGAGCCGACGGAGGCCGCGAGCCACACTCGCCACGGCCGCCGCAGGGACGCTGCTCGCCCCGCTGCTCTCCGGCTGCTGGGTCGGGGCGGGCGGGGCGGGGTCAGGCGGTGACGCCATCAACGTCCTGATGGTCAACAACCCGCAGATGGTCGCGTTGCAGAAGCTCACCGCGGACCACTTCACCGCGGAGACCGGCATCAAGGTGAACTTCACCGTCCTGCCGGAGAACGACGTCCGCGACAAGATCAGCCAGGACTTCGCCAACCAGGCCGGCCAGTACGACGCCGCCACCCTGTCGAACTACGAGATACCGATCTACGCCCGCAACGACTGGCTGCACGAGATGGACTCCTACGTCGCCAAGGACCCGGCGTACGACGAGAAGGACATCCTCGGGCCGATGCGCGAGTCCCTCACCGGCGACGACGGCAAGCTCTACGGCCAGCCCTTCTACGGCGAGTCGTCCTTCCTGATGTACCGCAAGGACCTGTTCGCCAAGGCGGGCCTGACCATGCCCGAGCACCCCACCTGGACCCAGGTGGCCTCCTTCGCCGAGGAACTCGACGGCTCCGAGCCCGGCATGAAGGGCATCTGCCTGCGCGGCCTGCCCGGCTGGGGCGAGCTGATGGCGCCCCTGACGACGGTCGTGAACACCTTCGGCGGCACCTGGTTCGACCAGGGCTGGCAGGCGCGGCTCGACTCGCCCGAGTGGGAGAAGGCGACGAAGTTCTACGTCGACCTGGTCCGCGAGCACGGCCAGTCCGGCGCCGCCCAGTCCGGCTTCGCCGAGTGCCTGAACAACATGACCCAGGGCAAGGTCGCCATGTGGTACGACGCCACCTCCGCCGCCGGGTCCCTGGACGCCGCCCAGTCCCCGGTCAAGGGCAAGGTCGGCTACGCCCCGGCCCCCGTGGAGAAGACGGACACCTCCGGCTGGCTCTACACCTGGGCGTGGGGCATCCAGAAGGCCTCCCGCAACACCGACAAGGCCTGGAAGTTCGTCTCCTGGGCGTCGAGCAAGGAGTACGAGCAGCTCGTCGGCGACGAGATCGGCTGGTCCGACGTGCCGGCCGGCAAACGCGCCTCGACGTACGAGAACCCGGCCTACCGCAAGGAGGCCGCCGCCTTCCAGGAGATGACCCGGGAGGCCATCGAGGGCGCGAAACCCAAGGACCCCGGGGTGCAGCCGCGGCCCGCACCCGGCATCCAGTTCGTCGGCATCCCCGAGTTCACCGACCTCGGCACCAAGGTCTCCCAGGAGATCAGCGCGGCCATCGCCGGACGGCAGTCCGTCGAGGAGGCCCTCGAGAAGTCCCAGCAGCTCGCCGAGAAGATCTCCGAGGAGTACGAGGGACGATGA